The Chryseolinea soli genome contains a region encoding:
- the gcvH gene encoding glycine cleavage system protein GcvH, translating into MNIPDSLKYTKDHEWVKIEGNTATVGITDFAQGELGDIVYVDITSVGQEIAAHEIFGTVEAVKTVSDLYMPVGGKVLELNPILDGSPEKVNEDPYGDGWMIKIQISGSTNDLLSAAQYKELIGK; encoded by the coding sequence ATGAATATCCCCGATTCACTGAAGTACACCAAAGACCACGAATGGGTTAAGATCGAAGGCAACACAGCCACGGTAGGCATCACCGATTTCGCACAAGGCGAACTGGGTGACATTGTGTATGTCGACATTACTTCCGTGGGCCAGGAAATCGCTGCACATGAAATTTTTGGGACCGTAGAGGCCGTGAAAACGGTTTCCGACCTGTATATGCCCGTTGGCGGCAAAGTGCTGGAACTGAATCCCATTTTGGACGGCAGCCCTGAAAAAGTGAACGAAGACCCCTATGGCGACGGCTGGATGATCAAAATCCAGATCAGCGGCAGCACGAACGATCTGCTTTCGGCTGCTCAATACAAGGAACTTATCGGTAAGTAG
- the lipA gene encoding lipoyl synthase — protein MIELPVISSEQTRKRKPDWLRVKLPVGPDYARVRKLVDNYKLHTICESGNCPNMGECWGAGTATFMILGNVCTRSCTFCAVATGRPTEYDADEPKRVAEAIKLMQVKHAVITSVNRDELKDRGAEIWYQTVVETKKISPETTIETLIPDTKGNWDALYRMIEGGQEVVSHNMETVGRLYRMVRPQAKYERSLEQIKRIREAGMRTKSGIMLGVGETKEEVFKAMDDLVENGLLILTLGQYLQPTKMHLEVAEFIHPETFDMYKEEGLKRGLRYVESGPLVRSSYHAERHVNVPLS, from the coding sequence ATGATCGAGCTGCCTGTTATATCCTCAGAACAAACCCGCAAACGCAAGCCGGATTGGCTGCGCGTGAAGCTGCCGGTAGGCCCGGACTATGCCCGGGTGCGCAAGCTGGTGGACAACTATAAATTGCACACCATTTGCGAGAGCGGCAATTGCCCCAACATGGGCGAATGCTGGGGAGCGGGCACGGCTACCTTTATGATCCTGGGCAATGTGTGCACCCGCAGCTGCACCTTTTGCGCCGTGGCAACGGGAAGGCCCACCGAATACGACGCCGACGAACCCAAGCGCGTGGCCGAGGCCATCAAGCTGATGCAGGTGAAACACGCCGTGATCACATCGGTGAACCGCGACGAGTTGAAAGACCGTGGCGCCGAGATTTGGTACCAAACCGTTGTGGAGACCAAGAAAATAAGCCCCGAAACCACCATTGAAACGCTCATCCCCGACACGAAAGGAAATTGGGATGCGCTGTACCGCATGATCGAGGGCGGCCAGGAAGTGGTGTCGCACAATATGGAAACCGTTGGGCGCCTCTATCGCATGGTGCGTCCCCAAGCCAAATACGAACGCAGCCTGGAGCAGATCAAACGCATCCGCGAAGCCGGCATGCGCACCAAGTCGGGCATCATGCTGGGTGTTGGCGAAACAAAAGAGGAAGTGTTCAAAGCCATGGACGACCTGGTGGAAAACGGCTTGCTCATCCTAACCCTGGGCCAATACCTGCAGCCCACCAAGATGCACCTGGAAGTGGCCGAATTCATTCACCCTGAAACGTTCGACATGTATAAGGAAGAGGGACTGAAGCGCGGCCTCCGCTATGTGGAATCCGGTCCGCTGGTGAGATCTTCTTATCACGCCGAGCGTCACGTGAATGTGCCCCTTTCATAA